CAAATAGGAACGTCTTTGGCGGAGCAGTTCCAAGTGTACTAGTTGACAACGATCCTCGTACTGTGGTAATCGCAAAGCATTGGTTCCTCCTGATGGCGAACCGGACAAAACTACGTTGAACTCGTTCGATACGGGCTGACTGCACTTTATGGAACGGTGCCCAAACTGGTACGGCATATTCAAGTACGCTGCGAACAAGACAGCTGTACAAACTTTTTAAAGCATACAGGTCGTTGAATTCCGCGCCGTTGCGACGAATGAAACCGAGCACTGCAAATGCTTTGGCGGTGGTCACAGATATATCCTCGCTGAAATTTAGTTTTTTGTCCATTGTTACGCCAAGATCATTGATAGAAGAGACGCGATCCAGTAAAATTCCATCTGATGAGTAGTTGAAATCGATTTGCGTCCTTGATCTGTTGAATCTGATGATTCTgcactttttggaattcaattccaTGCCATTCAGCACTCACCATTGGGCTATGGTATCGAGATCATGCTGTAGAGCAGAGCAATCGACAAATGAAGATACTATTCGAAAAAATTTTAGATCGTCAGTGTACATCAAGCGGTGGGAACGAAGTCGGTCGCACAAATCGTTGACAAACATTATGAAAAGCAGCGGACCAAGGTGGCTACCTTGCGGTACTCCAGATGGCGTCATGAATGTGTCTGACTTTTCAGCACCTAGTTTGACAAAGGCGGATCTTCCAGTCAAGTATGAACAGAGCCAGTCGATAATCCAATCAGGAAATCCAAGGCGGTCAAGCTTCCTAAGCAACAAAGTGTGCGGTACTCTATCGAatgctttcaaaaatctatgtATATATTGTCCACTTGACATCGTTTTTCTAGGCTTGAGTTCAAAATGCTGGTGTACAATTTTGGGAAATTGTCCAAAGGGATTCttgggaaaattaaaaaaatccgaaatttcttcaggagtttcattgcaaattcattcaagaattcctcatAGAAATATTataattcgttcggaaatttctaAGAAAGAATTTCGCGACAGCATTTTAACGAACCGAGAAAATCGCAACTAGAAGGAATAATCCGCGACAAATCCGCGAAAAACGCGAGAATCGCAAAATCCGCGAGTGCTGTAACAGCCCtgcaagtgcagcggttgcgatgctaccaatggcggatcgaatagcTCTCCAGCCAACTTCAAGAGACGCAGCGCCtatagctgctcttccgtttggagtgccgcttccagctgctgcacgtatccttgggctagtctaccgtcttgtagtcgcccaatgtttGTTTCAAGAGGTAAAATAATAATCTTGTCCAGGTCTCGGGTCAGTAgatgactaccggtctaatgagcgttttgtagatagtcagtttagtATGGCGgaaaactctattcgatcggagcgttttgcggattttaaagtacgtacgatctcctgccatgatgcgtctccggaTTTCTCTGTTGATATCGTTTTCGGAGGTCACTAGAGAGCCCCAggacacaaattcttcaaccacctcgatttcgtcatcaccgGTACAAACTCGTgttgggtggcttacattgtcccctcttgagcctcttcctatcatgtacttcgtcttcgacttgttgatgactagtccaatccgcttacCTTCCCTTAGTTACGCAccgtaatatcaatgtcgtcagcgaatccaaatagctgaacggacttcgtgaaaatagTACTACTCGTtacaatccctgcccttcgtattactccctccaaagttTAAATACGATGAACCAGTCAATCCGAGGACTTGTCTTCAATGGACATCCTGATTGTGCCACTGGTAAGATGGAATTGTTTTAAAAACCGAAGCATTACAATATCATCAATTCTACTATAGCTTTTATTAGACTTATGATGTGCTATTATCAATTTATGGAAGCTTAACGAAATTTGTAGGTGTTGTAGATGCCCCTAACGACGGAATATGTGCTATTTGCAAAGTTTACATTCGATAAAATTATATGTAACACGTACTACACTCTTAAATATTATTGAATATATTCACAAATTCAAATGGATCAAATCAAATAGTATAGATGCAAGGATGTGATATCTCATGACATCACGATAAACGAAAAGGTAGTAATTTCTTATCATTATATTTAAATGAGAGCAACGCTACCATTTCGCATGCGTCATTACTGCATTAACGCTATGCAGTTTCATGAATAATTCCAATACACACGCCCTAGCATTATCATATAAGACGAAATTGTTAAATCATTGATCTCACACCGATAGAAAATTATCTTAATCCTAGAGAATAATTTATTATAAACATTACCTATGTCCGCAGTGCCTCCTGCAGCCTCAGTCTGGCGAACTGCACGCGCTCCTCCTGTCGCTTGATGTCATCTTCGGTTACCGTTGCCACGTGCATCAACGGCTGATCGGGATTGAGAAAAACCCCGGCGTTGGTGTTGAGGGACGTTTTGGAAGCCGTTTGCCCTGTCACCGGGTGCGTGTTGTGATGCAGTGCGGTGGCCAGCGATTGCAGAACCGTGGCCTCGTCCACACCCGGGCCCACTGATTTCAACCGTTTGGGCAGTTCCAGCGTGCCGATTTCCTCGTTGTGCGTATTGTTGGCGCGAAGATTCTGCAACCGACAAACGTGGTTTCAGATTACTACCCATTGTATTTGACCAATAGAGACCAACCTCTAAACGCTTTTCCCAGAAAAGCTGCTTCGGTTTAACCTGCGAACCATGCTGCAGCTCACGTTTCACCTTGCTGTCACCTTCTTGCGATCGTACCACGGTTACAGGTTGCTTGAAAATGGAAGCCGTCTGCCGGATCGGTGGAATGAGAGAAGTATCCGCTCGCATGCCGCGACTGAAAATTGACCAGCACGTAAAATCGTTAGCAGAAATATGAACTACGGTCAAAATATGTTAACTAAGACCAAGAGTATGTGTATCAAAGCAAAAAAGAACCAATAATCTTCAAGGTCTGACACAAATATTTAGGATACGTTTGCCTTCTGTTCGCCAGAACACGAACGTACACTATGTGGTTGGCCTTTTTTTGTATTGGTTTTTATTGCATGTCTTAAAACgccaattgaaaattttcaatttttatccaCGAATTCACAAATCAGCGAAATATTCTCATTCTGTATGTCCTAAATGTCCAGCCAATCGagatcattttttttacaaagaaaCAAAGTAATGAAAGAAAGAATCTGAGTATCAACGATTTCCGGTCCCACACGAGACCGGTACCTGTAATCGTACTGCGgtgactgctgctgctgctgttgatgcTGATAATGATGCGGTCTACCGGTCGGTGGAAGCTGGTTGTAGATGGGTACAGGGGGAGGCAGATTGGGTCCAGTTGGCCCAGCCACAATGCCAATGCTGGATGACGATGATGCTCCGCCGCCTATCGATGTGACGCTCAGTTTCCGCTTCAGTGCATTATGTTGCAACATCATATGGGTTGCACTGGGAACGACTCGACCGGCCTGATAGTCGAACGTGGACAAATCAATAGTGTCCCCGAGGGCACGGGCCAACTGCGGTttgctttctatttttttcccCGTAGGACTAGAGATAGTGAGGATTTATTTATGGACATGCATATGCTCGAATTTATAAGTATATTTTAGGGATGCTAGATTTTTCGATTCTACCAAAGAATTACATTATACCAATGTAACGATGATTAAATCTGTTTATTGCTACTTCTGTCGCTTCCATATCATCCAGATAACGTATTAACCCATGATGAAAATGTAAGATCAAAATATAATCGAGACAAAATAGAGCAGTGACAAGAATAATTAAAGTATAAATAAGTTTAGATTAGaccaattgaattcaacaattCGCTTGACTTCATCTTCtaattgacattacatccctcactgggacattgccagccttgcagcttagtgttcattcagcacttctacagttattaaatgcgaggtttctaagccaagttacagaAGTCGAAATAAATTCCCACCCGAAAACTTCTTAGACCGGACCAGGGATTGAactcagccaccttcagcatggtcttgctttgtagccgcgcatcagGCTAAGGAAAACCCAATTCGCTTGACTTGAATGCAAATAGAACGTCTAATCAGCTTCATTCAACTCAATTGTATACACATGTTTTCTACTTTCCGGGAATTAAGCAGCCCGAATGAACGTTGGTTAATTACGCCGGAATGAGGGATTTCATAGTTGATGTATCAACCATTCAAAATATCAACCGCTACAACATTGATACGTTGCTTGTTCCAAATCTCATTTTAGTGCATGCGAGTTGAAAAgatttaaacttaaaaaattcaaaatacatgcaaaagtgcaatggttgttacgtcatctatgaaatcatgggcagtgcacTGCTCACGTCCAATACATTTTATTAGACCCGTCGAAGAAAATGGTTACCTTCATTTTTCGAATTAAATCTTTCATATTGTACAAAGCACTTTCAATTATAGGCCTTCATAAGCTGAAGAGAACAAATTCTGGTTGTCTGTTCCAGTCTTACGAGCTTTATCACtttataaaaaacccagattaatccacctagcggtgatggtgcctttctcgttcgttcaaaaggtttggaaaaatctaaattaacaccaatatgtggattagtcttatttttcatatttgtttatatgtataataaaaattctcgccaaacgcaatttgttgcaaacaaatcggatgagcataagagcaaaaaatggcattttattttgtagtttttaaattagtattttcgccataacgtttgacccaattgtacgatccggccaagtttctataggaaacaatgggacaagattctgcgtcgaatgcaatctgttgcgagcgacctgagaagcacacatattgcacatcaatcacagtaacttatatatgaccggattcagtcacaatatggttactgcaaccagatttgttgaacttgtgttgcttggggaatacaTGAGGTCtgagtgctaaaaaagtgagctaggctttttcgaactctttttcataataaacagtaatttgaccataacttctaagcccatagtccgatctggcaaattttcaataagaaaatatgagatatTCTgcctcgaatgcaatttaatgcgagcaaatcgattgaggaaaagtgcctggaaaatgagtgacattttttttagcgatttttttcataaaaaacccagaataatgagtgacatttttacgtgattttttcgtatgaatttgtattttggccataactttcgatcccatagtccgatctggccaatttcaagtAGGAAACAATGTTACAGGATTCtgcggcaaaacatacttttgcatataaacgataaagacggatccataaaaaactggaaaacgatccataaataacatctgaatgttccttaaaatgctaccataaatccatgaaatagttaatgagattccataaagaataatttttcaatccataactaagctaaaatttagcaattatttgggaaatatgttccattaacatggtcaagaaaaacaatacaattcttgctattttcccatgaacatgtgacaaatgatccataaatctttggaaaatgatccataaaaaactatattttgatccataaaacttcaaatttgcacatttttttattgtgttgatgatccataatttcattagtatgatccataattttagtcatatgatccataattctggccatttgatccataactttgttcaaatgatccatagttttggtgatatgatccataaattttgataaatgatccatagattttataaaatgtgtggatcaattaatatagtttcattggccttctttccaagtattatggatcacattatcaaaattatggaccatttgaccaaaattatggatcatatggctgaaattatggatcatcatcatggcgcaaatttgaaattttatggaatggaatatatagtttttatggatcatttttcaaagttttatagatcataaaaatattctttatagaatctctcgaactattttatggatttatggtagcgttttatggaacattcagatgttatttatggatcgtttttcattttttatggatcgtttttccacattgaacggtgcaaagtaagggctgccggattctgcgtcgaatgcaacttgttgcgagcaaatcggttgaagataaatgcccgaaaaatgagtgacattttttacgcgatttttttgtatgaatttgtgttttggccataacttttgatctcatagtccgatctggccaatttcaaataggaaacaatgggacaggattctgcgtcgaatgcaacttgttgcgagtaaatcggttaaggccaatttccgatctggccaatttgttgcgagtaaatcggttgaagataagtgcccgaaaaatgtgtgacattttttacaagattttttcgtatgaatttgtattttgaccataacttttgatcccatagtccgatctggccaatttcaaataggaaacaatgggacaggattctgcgtcgaatgcaacttgttgcaagcaaatcggttgaagataagtgcccgaaaaatgagtgacattttttacgcgattttttcgtatgaatttgtattttggccataactctcgatcccatagtccgatctggccaatttcaaataggaaacaatggaacaggattctgcgtcgaatgcaacttgttgcgaggtaatcgattgaagataagtgcccgaaaaatgagtgacgttatttacgcgattttttcgtatgaatttgtattttggccataacttccgatcccatagtccgatctggccaatttcaaataggaaacaatggaacaggattctgcgtc
The Armigeres subalbatus isolate Guangzhou_Male unplaced genomic scaffold, GZ_Asu_2 Contig1366, whole genome shotgun sequence genome window above contains:
- the LOC134202709 gene encoding methyl-CpG-binding domain protein 3-like, which codes for MNVSIERKRSDCAALPKGWQREEVLRKSGLSAGKVDVYYYSRGMRADTSLIPPIRQTASIFKQPVTVVRSQEGDSKVKRELQHGSQVKPKQLFWEKRLENLRANNTHNEEIGTLELPKRLKSVGPGVDEATVLQSLATALHHNTHPVTGQTASKTSLNTNAGVFLNPDQPLMHVATVTEDDIKRQEERVQFARLRLQEALRT